A stretch of DNA from Henriciella sp. AS95:
CCATGCAGGGGTCGACGCGGCGACGATTGAGACATTGTACCAATCTGCCTGCGACGTGTTGCCATCACTCAGGCAAGCGATCCGTCAGGAAAGCTGGTCCGGCGTGCGCCCGGGCTCGGTGGATGCCTTACCCATTATCGGCGCTCTTGATGAGGGTGAGTTTATTGCCTCGGGTCATTTTCGGAACGGCGTTTTGCTCGCACCGGCGACTGCGCACAGGATTGCTGACATGATTGAAGGCAAGCCAGCGGCGGCGAATGCCGGTTGCTTCTCGCCGACACGCGCAGAACTTGAGACGGTTTGAAACTGGATATAGTTGCCCTGCCGGTCTAGGTGGTTGGCGATAGGAGGACACCCAATGCACTCAATCGGTCAGATGACGGAAGACCAAGTCGCCATCAAGGATGCTGTCGAGCGGACCTGTAGCCAGTTCGATGACGAGTATTGGGCCAAGACCGATGAGACCGGCAATTGGCCGGAAGCCTTCTGCGATGCGATGGCGGAGGGTGGCTGGCTCGGCGTCGCATTCCCGGAAGAATATGGCGGCGCAGGTCTCGGGCTTACCGAAGCGGCGCTTGTCATGCAGACGGTAACGCGCTCTGGCGCTGGCTATTCAGGTGCATCGGCAATCCACCTCAATATTTTCGGGCCCAAACCGCTCGAGAAATTCGGTACGCCTGAGCAGAAGCAGGAAAACCTTCCTCGCATCATCTCCGGCGAAGAGAAGATGTGCTTTGCCGTGACCGAACCAAACTCGGGCCTCGACACATCCAGCCTCGAGACCAAGGCAGAGCGCACCAATGCCGGCTACACCATCAATGGCCGCAAGATCTGGACGACGGGGGCCCAGCGCGCCGACAAGATCCTGATCATCGCGCGCACAACGCCGAAAGATCAGTGCGCCAAACCCTATCTCGGCCTGTCACTGTTCTACACAGACCTCGACCGGGGCAAGATCGACGCCAAGCCGATCCCGAAAATGGGCCGCAAGGCTGTTGAATGTAACATGCTCTATATCGACGGGCTCGAAGTGCCGAAGGAACATCTGATCGGTGAGGAAGGGCAGGGGTTCAAATACCTCCTTCAGGGCCTCAACCCGGAGCGTGTCCTCTTCGCCGTGGAGTCCATCGGCCTCGGCTTCGCCGCGCTCGAACGCGCTGCCACCTATGCCAAAGAGCGTGTCGTCTTTGGCCGCCCGATCGGTCAGAATCAGGGCATCCAGCATCCGCTCGCCAGAAGCTGGGCAGAGCTGAAAGCCGCCGAATTGCTCGCTTACAAGGCGGCTGGCCTGTACGATGCCGGGCAGGACTGCGGCGCCGAAGCCAATGCCGCGAAATATCTCGGCACCGAAGCCGGGTTCAGCGCCTGCGAGAATGCTGTCCTCACACATGGCGGCATGGGCTATGCGAAGGAATATCATGTCGAGCGCTATATGCGCGAAGCCATGCTCGCCCGCATCGCCCCGGTCAGCCGTGAAATGATTCTGAATTTCCTGGCCGAACGTGTGCTGGGCTTGCCGAAGAGTTACTGATAACAACAGGAAAGGGTGGGGGATGAAGATCAGGATTGCGATGGCCGCCTTGGCGGCAATGGCGGCATGTTCGCAGGAACCGGCAGCAGACGCGCCGACGCCTGATCACCTCCTGATCGGCCCTCTTTTCGCCGACAGTTTTTCATGCGCCCAGCATTGGCAGGGCCAGCTTCCCCATATGGGGGATGCGCTCGGCTCGGACTGCTATGTCTATCGACTGGTCGACACGCCATCGGGCGGGAAGTTTGCACGCGCTTACGTCAATGATGGCCTGTCGAATGAAGACTGGTTTTCGTGGAACGAGCCCGTGCTCGCCGGGATCGACGGCGAGATTATCCGGATGCATGAGAACCCGGTTGTCAATGAACCTGGCAATCTCGGAGAGCCACCGGCCTCAATGATCGTGATCAAGCGGGCCGATGGCGCGCACTTGCTCTACGCGCATATTGCATCTCCTCTGGTTGAGGTCGGTGATGTCGTGACGGCCGGTCAGCAGATCGCTGTCGTCGGTAACAATGGATACGGTCGGAACCCGCACATCCATCTTGGCGCGTGGATGGACGGCAAGCCGCTTCCGATTGCCTTCGATCTGGACGCCTATGGGCGGCTCATGGACGACGCTGACGGATCCGATTGAGGAACGTTCATTCGACGCCCGCGTCGCGCCGGTCAGCCGGGAGATGATCCTGAACTTCATCGCAGAGCGCGTGCTGGGCTTGCCGAAGAGCTACTAGTTCATCTGGAACCGCCGACGGATCGCAAGGCCTGACAGGAAGGCCAGGATAATTGCGGTCAGCGACTGAAAGCTCGCCAGCAGGCGCAGGCCAAACGGCACCCACGTGCCATAGTGAATTGCACCTCCGGAGCAATTTTCACGACCCGCTGTTTCCAGCATTTGTCCAATGCGGGAACACGCCTCCGGAGCCGCCCACGGACCAAAAGGCAACACCCGACCTGTCGAAAATGAGAGCGCGTTTTCGAGCTCGCTCACCGTAGGCGTGTGATGCGGAAAGGATGCCATCGCGGCATAAATCGCGGCGAACAGCAGAACACCGCAAATTAGCCAGACAATCGGCAATACGGCTGAGTTTCCATACTTGGATGCCCCACCATAGATGTGAGACAGCGTCCGTTCCCAGATCGGGATGCCCTCTTTCTCCTGCCAGAAGGCCAGCATTTGAGGTGCCGTATATTTCGGCCGGCGTCGCCTGCGCCGGGCAATCAATTCCAACCGGTGGAATCGGCTCTCTTCCAGCCTGTCCCGCCTGTCTTCATTGAATAGTTTCAAAGTACGGTAGCAGTCTTCCAGAGCGCGAAAATACTCGTTCCGATCTTCGACCGAACCTTCCGCAAAAGCCCGCGCCTCACTCCGCCGCCACGCCTGAAATTCCTCAAGGCCACCTTCATATAGCGCTGACCATTTTGAGGCGTCCCGCAGATACTGCTCTTTATTCGATTCAAGCGCATCTGCCCTGGGGGGCTTCGGCTTTTCCGGAACAGCCCGCTTCAAAGTCTCCAGTCCTTCCATCAGCGCACCGGGGACTGGCAGACAAGACTCCTGAGCCTTACCCTGATCCAGAGCTAACTCAACACGGGCTTTCCTAAAGTTGATGCCACGGTGCAGCGCACTGTCATGGAGTTTGAACAGATGGAAAAAGTGAGCATCATGGAAATCGGATTCAACACCGTCAGGCCCACTCAGAAAGTCCCGATTGGAAAAGTTGGCGGGCCCCAGAAACACGGCTCCATTGGCGGCGAAACGCTGAATGGAACGCCGCGCCATCGCGAGTGGGGTAGGCTGGTCCACACGCTCGCTCATCAGGCTGCGCCTCTCCCCGCCAAAATCGGCATCACCTAAAAAGACAGCACCGTTGAAATGAGCTTCTCCCGAGAAGGCAGCGCTGGCGAAACAAGCGTCTTCTGAGAAGGCAGCGTTGTCGAACCAAGCATCTCCCGAGAAGGTGGCGGTCTCGAAGATGGCACCTCTCGAAAAGGCGGCGCTCTCGAAGATGGCGTATCCCGAGAAGACGGCGCTATCGAAATTGGCGTTTCCCGAGAACGCGGCGCTGTCGAAGATCGCATCTCCCGAGAAGGCGGCGTTGGCGAAGACGGCGTCTCCCGAGAATGTGACGCTCTCGAAGCTGGCGTATCCAGAGAAGGCCGCGCTGTTGAACCAGGCGTCTCGCGAGAAGGCGGCGCTATCGAAGTTGGCGTTTCTCGAGAAGGCGGCACTGTCGAAGCGGACATCTCCCGAGAAGGCGGCGCTGTTGAAGCTGGCGTCTCCCGAGAAGGCAGCGCTGAAGAAGCGGGCCTTTCCCGAGAAGGCGGCGCTGCTGAACACGGCGTCTCCCGAGAAGGCGGCGCCGTAGAAGCCGGCGTCTCCCGAGAAGGAGGCGCTGTCGAAGCGGGCGTTTCCCGAGAAGGCGGCGCTGCTGAACCCGGCGTCTCCCGAGAAGGCGGCGCCGTAGAAAATGGCGTCTCCCGAGAAGACGGCGCTCTCGAATTCAGCAACTCCCGAGAAGGTGGCGCTGTGGAAGCTGGCGTCTACCGAGAAGGCGGCGCTGTCGAAGCGAGCGTCTCCCGAGAAGGCGGCGCTGTAGAAGCTGACGTCTCCCGAGAAGGCGGCGCTGTAGAAGCTGACGTCTCCCGAGAAGGCGGCACTGTCGAAGCGGACATCTCCCGAGAAGGCGGCGCTGTTGAACCAAGCGTCTCCCAAGAAGGCGGCATCTATTGCATGCAGGGAGAGGGGAATCCTGTCATCCTCGTCCCGGGATTGGGCGGACAGGTCTTCAAGGTCGAAATGCGGCAGGACGACTCCGCGCCACTGCATCCGGTGGTCCGGCCCTTCAAGCTCGCCCCAATCCAGATATTTGGTTTCCATGATCGGCCGGGCCAGTTCGGAACGAAGCACATCATACACCTCCTCCAGGAAGGCTTTGTCGTCCTTCCCCTTCAGCGTCTCGCTGCCATCTTCGAATGTCAGGGGCAGGTGGATGCGGGTGAACTGTTTGCCCGTTTTGGGACACGTATGCCCCTCACGCTTGATATCCTCCTCGAGGCCTGCGCGCCGCCAATAATCCTGCAGCGTAGCCTGATCGCCGTCCACACCAACTTTGCCCGGCACCGGAACGCCATCCTCCGGCACGACCCAGCCATCCCAGTCCTTCTTCGCCAGCCCATCCCAGGAGTAATCCTCCTCCCACCACCGGTCCCACCATTCCTCAGAGATTGTCATCTGTGCGCCCTGTGCTGCCCCGACAGCGTCAGGTAGGCGCGCGGCGATGGCGTGTAAACCTGCCACCTTACATGTCGTCGGCCTTGGTCATGTGCAGGAAGAATTCTTCCTTGCTGTTGGTGCGGGGATAGTCGCCGTCCGGGACCGCGACGCCAAGGAAGTCGCACAGCGGCTGCCAGCCATCCTTTGCGCTATGAACCAGAAGACGATCGTCAGGGATCGCCGCCTTCACCTTGGCTTCATGAGCCTCGAATGCCCTGATCAGTGCGTCCTTGTCTCGCGCATCTCCAAAGCTGCGCTCAAGCACCTTGGTCACCATCTTGAACCACTCAACCGCCTGAGGCGGCCATGTGTCCGGTGCCCACACCGTGGCAAGAATCGTCTCGGAAATGCTGGCATACCAGCTCTCTGGTGAGCGCGTGGAGAGGATGATCTTCGCCTCCGGACAGGCATCAGCGGTCTCTTTCCAAAAAGCGGCAGTGGGCCAGTCCACGGCTGAAACGTAGCCTTGATAGATCGCGTCGAAATCCGGGGCACCGGCCAGCGCATCATTCCAGAGCTCAACTTGCGGATCGGGATTTTCGATCACTTCGATCATGTGATAGCACGGCCCGAATCCCAATTGCTCCAGCGCGAGCTTGAGCGACATGGTTCCCGTCCGGCCAAAACCGGCGCTTATGACTTTCAGTGACATTTCCCCTCCCGCTGCCGAATTAAAATTCCGGCATGTGCTGAAAGTAGCATGAGGGTCTCAATCCGGGAAGCAGGGCGCGAGCGCGTCGGCTTGCGACGACCGCCCCATGGATGTTCACGTAGAGTGTCCGTCACCGTTGCCGCCCCGCCAGCGCACATTTCGCGCATCTTCATGCTTCTTCATGCCGGTCTTCAGGTTTCTGCATTAGGCCGCAGCCGGCGCCTTTCGTAGTTTTCGGCAGGTGAGACGGATGCGCGTGGAGGATCGAACTCCAAAGTTTTGGCCGGTCAAACGACAGCGGCTATTGTCTGTCGCAACAGGCCAGCGATGCACACGGCTCATGGGCCGGGTATGCCTTCAAGGACGAATGCCGGTACATGTGGGAGTTCGAGTTCTGAGGGACTGTGTCCATTCGGCCCGCTGAACAGTTATTGGTCCTTCCTCACCGAACGCCGCATGATCGTGCCTGAAAAGTTCAGGCACGGCTTGCCGTCGCCCGTGATGAGCCCGCGTACGAAGATGATGGACCGGCCGGCGCGAAGCACTTCACCGCGCGCTTCTATATAAGCACCTTCAGCTGGCCCGGAGAGGAATTCGGAGTTGAAGGCGACGGTAAGCCCGTACTCGTCCTGGATCTGCTCATGCGCGATCGCGAACAGGGAGTAATCGGCGAATGCCATCAGGCAGCCACCATGGACCACGCCGCCCGCATTCATATGTTTGCGCTGGGCCCGGAAGGCCGCGACCGGCCCTTGCTCATCAATGCGAAAATAAAAGGGGCCAACCGTCTCATATTCAAAAGGTTCGGTCGGCCATGTCCTCCAACCGGTAAATTCGCCCGCCTTTACCTCGACAGTCTGCGTCACAGTTTTCTCCCCGATCTTCGATTCCGCACCAGCCTGCGACGATGATGCCTCAGCGTCCAGCCTTGCCCTTCGACTCAATAGCCATCAAAGCGTATGATGAAAGAAAATAGGTGTAGGAGACTATCATGGCATTCGATGCAGAAATCCGTCAGGCGCTGATCGAGCAGGTTCGCCGGTTCGTCACGGAGAAATGTATCCCGCTGGAAGGTCAGGTCGGCGATACGGACGAAGTTCCGCAGGACATTGTCGACGAGATGAAACAGCTCGGTCTCTTCGGACTTGCCGTTCCGGAAGATTTCGGTGGTCTCGGCCTCGATATGGAAACCGAATGCCTCGTCGCGCTTGAGCTCGGTCGCACCTCTCCTGCGTTCCGCTCTGTGGCGGGGACAAATATCGGCATCGGGTCGCAGGCGCTCGTCCTGTTCGGCACGCCTGAGCAGAAGGAAAAGTGGCTCCCGGGCATTGCCTCGGGTGATCTCATTTCGAGCTTTGCGCTCACCGAACCGGGTGCAGGGTCAGACGCCGGCAGCCTGACGACGAAGGCCATTCGCGACGGCGATCACTATGTGCTCAACGGCACCAAGCGCTACATCACCAACGCCAACAAGGCTGACCTCTTCACCGTCATGGCGCGCACCTCGCCGGATGTGAAAGGCCCCAAAGGCGTCTCTGCCTTTGTCGTTGAACGCGACACGCCGGGCGTCAGCGTCGGCCAGCCTGAAAAGAAAATGGGCCAGCAGGGCGCCCATGTCTGTGATGTGATCTTTGAAGATGCCCGTGTGCCGGTCGACAATCTCATCGGAAATGAAGGCGAAGGCTTCAAGGTCGCGATGAGCGTGCTCGACAAGGGGCGTCTCCACATTTCAGCAGTCGCGACCGGCATGTCCGAGCGGCTCATCAAGGAGATGGTCAACTATGCCAGCGAGCGTGTGCAGGGCGGCAAGCCGATCATCGACCACCAGCTGATCCAGGCGCTTCTCGCCGACAGCCAGGCCGAAACCTATGCAGCCAGATGCATGATCCTGGACGCAGCGAAAAAGCGCGATGCAGGCGAGAACGTCACAATGCTGGCCTCGTCGACAAAGCTCTTCGCGACGGAAGCAAACGGTCGCGTCGCAGACCGGGCCGTGCAGGTATTTGGCGGTGCCGGATACATCTCTGACTATGGCATCGAACGGTTCTATCGTGACGCCCGCATCTTCCGCCTGTACGAAGGGACAAGCCAGATTCAGCAGATCATCATTGCGCGTGAACTGAAAAAGGCTGCGGCGGCGGACCTGCTGTAATAACCGCAGCAGGCAGGGCAAAGGGAAAGAGGGGCTGATATGTCGATCCAGGATGAAATCGGGCCATCGGATGTTGGTCTCAATGAAGAGCGTCTGGACGCGATTCCGCATTTTTTCGCGAGCGCCTATCTCGACACGGGCAAGCTGCCCTGCGTCGCGACGATGGTCTCGCGCAATGGCCAGATCGTACACGAAGCCTATCGCGGTCGCACCCATATCGATGGCGGCGATCCGATCAATTCCGACACGATTTTCCGTATCTATTCGATGACGAAGCCGATCACGTCGGTCGCGGCGATGATGCTGTTTGAAGAGGGCAAGATTCGCCTCGACCATCCGGTCAGCAAATACATTCCTGAGTTTGCCGATACCGAAGTCTGGGTAAAAGGCACGCTCGACGACTATGAGACCCGCAAGCCGATGCGTCCCATGGAAGTCCGTGATCTTTTCACG
This window harbors:
- a CDS encoding PaaI family thioesterase, producing the protein MTQTVEVKAGEFTGWRTWPTEPFEYETVGPFYFRIDEQGPVAAFRAQRKHMNAGGVVHGGCLMAFADYSLFAIAHEQIQDEYGLTVAFNSEFLSGPAEGAYIEARGEVLRAGRSIIFVRGLITGDGKPCLNFSGTIMRRSVRKDQ
- a CDS encoding sulfotransferase family protein, which encodes MSLKVISAGFGRTGTMSLKLALEQLGFGPCYHMIEVIENPDPQVELWNDALAGAPDFDAIYQGYVSAVDWPTAAFWKETADACPEAKIILSTRSPESWYASISETILATVWAPDTWPPQAVEWFKMVTKVLERSFGDARDKDALIRAFEAHEAKVKAAIPDDRLLVHSAKDGWQPLCDFLGVAVPDGDYPRTNSKEEFFLHMTKADDM
- a CDS encoding M23 family metallopeptidase is translated as MKIRIAMAALAAMAACSQEPAADAPTPDHLLIGPLFADSFSCAQHWQGQLPHMGDALGSDCYVYRLVDTPSGGKFARAYVNDGLSNEDWFSWNEPVLAGIDGEIIRMHENPVVNEPGNLGEPPASMIVIKRADGAHLLYAHIASPLVEVGDVVTAGQQIAVVGNNGYGRNPHIHLGAWMDGKPLPIAFDLDAYGRLMDDADGSD
- a CDS encoding pentapeptide repeat-containing protein, producing the protein MTISEEWWDRWWEEDYSWDGLAKKDWDGWVVPEDGVPVPGKVGVDGDQATLQDYWRRAGLEEDIKREGHTCPKTGKQFTRIHLPLTFEDGSETLKGKDDKAFLEEVYDVLRSELARPIMETKYLDWGELEGPDHRMQWRGVVLPHFDLEDLSAQSRDEDDRIPLSLHAIDAAFLGDAWFNSAAFSGDVRFDSAAFSGDVSFYSAAFSGDVSFYSAAFSGDARFDSAAFSVDASFHSATFSGVAEFESAVFSGDAIFYGAAFSGDAGFSSAAFSGNARFDSASFSGDAGFYGAAFSGDAVFSSAAFSGKARFFSAAFSGDASFNSAAFSGDVRFDSAAFSRNANFDSAAFSRDAWFNSAAFSGYASFESVTFSGDAVFANAAFSGDAIFDSAAFSGNANFDSAVFSGYAIFESAAFSRGAIFETATFSGDAWFDNAAFSEDACFASAAFSGEAHFNGAVFLGDADFGGERRSLMSERVDQPTPLAMARRSIQRFAANGAVFLGPANFSNRDFLSGPDGVESDFHDAHFFHLFKLHDSALHRGINFRKARVELALDQGKAQESCLPVPGALMEGLETLKRAVPEKPKPPRADALESNKEQYLRDASKWSALYEGGLEEFQAWRRSEARAFAEGSVEDRNEYFRALEDCYRTLKLFNEDRRDRLEESRFHRLELIARRRRRRPKYTAPQMLAFWQEKEGIPIWERTLSHIYGGASKYGNSAVLPIVWLICGVLLFAAIYAAMASFPHHTPTVSELENALSFSTGRVLPFGPWAAPEACSRIGQMLETAGRENCSGGAIHYGTWVPFGLRLLASFQSLTAIILAFLSGLAIRRRFQMN
- a CDS encoding acyl-CoA dehydrogenase family protein, whose amino-acid sequence is MAFDAEIRQALIEQVRRFVTEKCIPLEGQVGDTDEVPQDIVDEMKQLGLFGLAVPEDFGGLGLDMETECLVALELGRTSPAFRSVAGTNIGIGSQALVLFGTPEQKEKWLPGIASGDLISSFALTEPGAGSDAGSLTTKAIRDGDHYVLNGTKRYITNANKADLFTVMARTSPDVKGPKGVSAFVVERDTPGVSVGQPEKKMGQQGAHVCDVIFEDARVPVDNLIGNEGEGFKVAMSVLDKGRLHISAVATGMSERLIKEMVNYASERVQGGKPIIDHQLIQALLADSQAETYAARCMILDAAKKRDAGENVTMLASSTKLFATEANGRVADRAVQVFGGAGYISDYGIERFYRDARIFRLYEGTSQIQQIIIARELKKAAAADLL
- a CDS encoding acyl-CoA dehydrogenase family protein encodes the protein MHSIGQMTEDQVAIKDAVERTCSQFDDEYWAKTDETGNWPEAFCDAMAEGGWLGVAFPEEYGGAGLGLTEAALVMQTVTRSGAGYSGASAIHLNIFGPKPLEKFGTPEQKQENLPRIISGEEKMCFAVTEPNSGLDTSSLETKAERTNAGYTINGRKIWTTGAQRADKILIIARTTPKDQCAKPYLGLSLFYTDLDRGKIDAKPIPKMGRKAVECNMLYIDGLEVPKEHLIGEEGQGFKYLLQGLNPERVLFAVESIGLGFAALERAATYAKERVVFGRPIGQNQGIQHPLARSWAELKAAELLAYKAAGLYDAGQDCGAEANAAKYLGTEAGFSACENAVLTHGGMGYAKEYHVERYMREAMLARIAPVSREMILNFLAERVLGLPKSY